In Candidatus Methylomirabilota bacterium, the genomic stretch CCGCTTTGACCTTTCCCACGCCCTCTGGCACGATCGGCGCGAGATGGGCGGGGAGCTATCGGCTCTGGGACAAGGCTGATCGGCCTCGTGCCGGACTGAGAACGGGCCTACTGCTATCTACATTCCATGACCTCGACGACCGCCGATCCGGAGGCGCCCCTCACGGCGGCGCGGCGGTGGATGATCACCGCCGCGGTGATGATCGTTACGGTGACGCAGGTCCTCGACACCACCGTGACCAACGTCGCCCTGCCCCACATCCAGGGCGCGCTCTCCGCCGCCGTGGACGAGGTGTCGTGGGTCCTCACGTCCTACCTCGCCGCCAACGCCGTCGTCCTGCCCGCCACGGGCTGGCTGGCCAGCGTGCTGGGGCGCAAGCGCGTGTTCCTCATCTGCACGGTGGTGTTCACGCTGGCCTCCGCGCTGTGCGGGCTGGCGCCCAACATCGAGACGCTCATCGTCGCGCGGATCCTGCAGGGCCTGGGAGGCGGACCGCTGATGCCGCTGTCCCAGGCGATCATGTGGGAGATCTTCCCCCTCCGCCAGCGCGGAATGGCCATGGCAGTGTGGGGGATGGGCATCATGATGGCGCCCATCTTCGGCCCCGTCCTGGGCGGTTTCATCGCGGACAACTGGTCGTGGCGCTGGATCTTCTACATCAACGTGCCCATCGGTTTCGTGGGGTTCCTCGCCACCGCCGCCGTCCTGTTCGACCCGCCGTACCTGCGCAAGCCCACGCGCGTGGACCTGCCCGGCCTGCTTCTCATGGCCGTGGGCTTCCTCTCCCTCCAGCTCTTCCTGGACCAGGGCGAGCGACACGAGTGGTTCGCGTCATCGTTCGTGACGGCCCTGGGACTCCTCGCTGCCGGCGCCCTCCTCGGCTTCGTGCTCCGCGAGCTGACGACGCTCGACCCCATCTTCGACCTGAGCGTGTACGCCGACCGCAACTTCGCCGCGGGCAGCCTCATCATGCTCGTGCTCATGATCGGCTTCTACTCGAGCATGGTGCTGCTCGCCCTCTTCACCCAGAAGCTGCTCGGGTACGACGCAATGACGTCCGGAATGGTCCTGGCCCCGGGGGGCGTGGGCAATCTGCTGTCGCTGCTCATCGCGGGCCGCCTTTTCATGAAGGTCGACCAGCGGGCCCTGCTCGCCCTGGGCTGCCTGCTCAACGCCTACGCGACCTACAGCATGTCGACGGTGACGCTCGGCGCGGACTACTGGGCGCTGGCCTGGCCGCGCCTCGTCCAGGGCATCGGCACCGGCTTCGTCTTCGTGCCCCTCAACACGGTGGCCCTCGCCACCATCTCACGCGA encodes the following:
- a CDS encoding DHA2 family efflux MFS transporter permease subunit, with protein sequence MTSTTADPEAPLTAARRWMITAAVMIVTVTQVLDTTVTNVALPHIQGALSAAVDEVSWVLTSYLAANAVVLPATGWLASVLGRKRVFLICTVVFTLASALCGLAPNIETLIVARILQGLGGGPLMPLSQAIMWEIFPLRQRGMAMAVWGMGIMMAPIFGPVLGGFIADNWSWRWIFYINVPIGFVGFLATAAVLFDPPYLRKPTRVDLPGLLLMAVGFLSLQLFLDQGERHEWFASSFVTALGLLAAGALLGFVLRELTTLDPIFDLSVYADRNFAAGSLIMLVLMIGFYSSMVLLALFTQKLLGYDAMTSGMVLAPGGVGNLLSLLIAGRLFMKVDQRALLALGCLLNAYATYSMSTVTLGADYWALAWPRLVQGIGTGFVFVPLNTVALATISREKMSNATAGLNVVRNLGGGIGVALMTTMLARRAQSHQTTLVGNVNAWDVETTERLRVWSAHFAARGADPFTAERQALGQLYQEVTRQAQLLAYADDFWLIFVLFCGCLILLPLLRRVRLEPAKQAPARDEAAPPVHAE